The Helianthus annuus cultivar XRQ/B chromosome 15, HanXRQr2.0-SUNRISE, whole genome shotgun sequence genomic sequence cttgcacagggaggagcaggtcgttgtggagcttggatcgtggatgttatgttaaactttataacacttgatcttattacatacattgggttttcatattatgcttccgctacttaaactatgtttgttttgaacatcaattgtattgatttgggtttttacGAACTATttcgattattatatactatgttcaatatgattgatggcttgatcctggtcatgtcacgcttccaagcggtggtactccgcgtgtggatttttggagGTGTGACAGACAAGGCATTGCtaatattcgccaccttttcttTAAAACACCGAAcgctcgctcgacgtctttacgtgcagccatttggaccctgttaaactctaatctctttggatctatggtaccgtgtcttgtgaacgattttacgaaaaccccccactccgggtaaatcccatcaactaggtagtacccatacacgtactcaaccccgtttacaaagaaacttcctttgggtcctataccatttacccgatcattgaaaaggggcgagtggtttatgatggtaatatcgTTATGTGAACATGGCATACCGAAGAACacatgccatatccaaagatcttgggacgcaaccgcttcaagcatgatggctggcatcccgtgaaatccactcgtgtgagcgccttgccatgcggttggacaaagttcccaaggccatttcatacaatctaaactacctagcatcccAGGTAGCGCATGATAATAtgcgtgatgttccaatatttgttCCATGTCACTGAAcgagggctttctcaaatatcttttcttataaagttctaaaatacacgaacaaaagttgtgaagactttctctagctacacgtTCAGACGTTTTTAAATtgtcatccataatgtccgaactattgccgTACGCTAACTGTCTAAGTGCGGCtgtgaccttttgccacgtactaaatcctaattgcccggttacatccggtttttgttggaaataaacatacttctcctcaagatctctagatatccttaaaaataagtttctactcatacgaaaacaacgcctaaacattttttcatcatacttaggttccgctgagaagtaatcgcttaccaacaaattgTTAGCGGTGTGCCGTTCACGAGTTATGTACCTCCTCCGTTTAGGTTGCGAAATCTGTTCCTCATCGTCTTCCACGATAGTTTTTGTTGTTGGATTAGGAACCGGTCCAGCTTCATTTTTCAGCCGTGATATCAAAACTGATGTTTGAAATATCAAAGAAATAAATAGTTTGTTTTATGTTTGCCTTTTGGTTTATGACTATCTGCTAATGGATTTAATATTTTGTTGCTTGCAGGTGTTAGAATTGGCGAGAAACACTGCTAAATAACAAGTACATAATCATTCCCTGGCATGCTTTGTTGCCAATTAGGAACAATGAAGAGCTTGCAAAATTACTAGCTGGGGTTACGGTTCTGCATCGTGATGTTCTTCCGAATATTAACCCAGTTATGTTGTCGAAGAAGACCGTTGCAAAGCAGCCTAAATCTCCATCGAAGGCTACCATGTAGCCAAAAAAGATGACTAAAGTAGATCACTAGATTGCTACATTTGTGTTATTTTTGTGTTAGTTTCTTTGATCATGTTATTGTTATTATGATAAATCTATCAGATAGTTGGGTTTATGGTATGATCTTGATTCCTTTTTTATTCAATTGCTGTCAACGGTGCTTCGAGTTATAAATATTTGTTACTTTTTCAAAGATAGCAACAAAAACAAATTAATTCCATGTTCATAATATATTATAAAACTAATTTCAGAAATTAATAATGTGATTTAACATAAAGAATTTTATATACTGTATGAATATTGTTAGGTACGTGATTCACGTGAATCAGGGAAGTGCGTGTGTAAATAGGTTTTGTTGTGGATAAAACTTAACCTACACCTTATATTTTGGTCAAGTCATATTCATTTCATCATTTGTTTATTATTCAGTTCTTGAATTAGAGAAGTTAGTTTttaattcttttgtttattttaaaACTAAGAGTATTTGAAATGAATCCAACAAGGCTAGCTTTCTTTGGTCCACTACTTGTAAACATTTTGGGTATTGTTACCTTTTTATAGCATTCTTTGGTCCAGTACTTGTAAACATTTTGGCTATTGTTACCTTTTTATCAACGTTTGATTGATATTACCTGACGACGGGTCTAGTTGGTAGCCCAACACAACCCGTCTTGTCCTTCTGTCGTCTGGGCCCATTAGTAAGCCCATTACTTATGTCTTCTCTTAAAAGGAGCCACACATGCATAAAATGAGCAGGAGATGGAAAAGAATCCAAGAAAGACACAGTGCACATTAAATGCTTGACTGATGGAGAAGAGAGAGTCGTCGGAAAAGAGAGTACTACACGCTGGCTTCATTAATTTAATGAGGTTCTTGATCTTAAAGTTGggactcagacacgtgtctgagtccCCCAAAGATGACAGAATGCCGTTAGATGATCCGGCATTGGTTCCCAAGAGAGATAAGCGGTCTCCTTTATATAAGGAAGGTAAATAACTCAACAAGGGGGACAGACAATGAACCCTCACTAAATGCTCAGTAATCTCATTTATTCCGACAACCTCGTATAAGCATTTACTCCCATATATTTATCCACACACAAGAATCCACACAAAGGAGAATATTCCGGTGACGATACTCATCGGAATAGGCTTCTCATAacttccggcaagtttacttactctcacgtCGGAGCTTGGTCACAAATCCCCCTCCCGGGGTCccccgtgacgaggctaacggttttcTTTCTTGTAGGACAAAGGAACAGGGATCTTGCAACGTCAACGAGACTCTTTGACCGTCATCAGCGACTCGAGGGctcgacattggcgccatccgtgggaccagTCCGTCTGGTAATTCCACTCAGAACCTCACCGACGTTGACGTCAGAGGAGAGGGAAGAACTGATAAGAGGGAAGAACTGATAAGAGGAAAGGGACAGAAAGGAAAGGGAAAGGAAAGTCAATATGACAGCGGGTTAGACCAACCCTACTTGCCCCGAGACCTTGCTGAAATCTCGAAGTTCACCAGGAGGATAACCGAGGCACCcatgcctccaaagcttaagcTGCCTATAAACTTCGACAGATGTGACGGGACAAAAGACCCAGAGGACAACCTGCATGCCTTCAAGGGGGCAGGGCAGGTGGGGCGATGGCCAATGCCCACCTGGTGCCATATGTTTGCCCAGACCCTAACGGAAGGAGCCAGGCTCTGGTTCGACAGCCTTCCTCCCGGGGGGATAGACAGTTACGAGGAACTGAGCGAGAAGTTCCTGAAGAATTTCAGTCAACAGAGAAAGGTAATCAATTCAAACTTCAATATCAGCATGGATTCGGCTTCCTGTATGCATGGATTTCAAAGAGGTACTGTACTAGCCTTAATCCTTATCAATTCAAGCTTCAATATCAGCAATGCAAAAAAAAGGTGTTGTATTCGATCAACGCATTTATATTGCTATAGGAAGAAAATACAACATTTGGATTGGTCAAACTGGTGCAAAtatagggggtgtttgttttttgtgaAAAGCACTTCAGAAACTCTTATGTCTACCccacgcagaccacgcgcagacgtttgagtctacagcttgtttgttttctggAAGTGATTTCATTAAAAAACCTCTTCCAAACCTCTTCCTCAAACAGACATGGCCTCACATCTTCACATCTTCTACACTCTGCACTTCAAAACACATCTCAAAACCCTAGATACTCCATAGCCACCTTCATCCCCACAGCGACCTCCATCGATTCTCCACAGCCCGACGTGCATCTTCTTCCCCGTCACCTCCGTCGAGATCTTCACAGCCCAACCTGCATCTTCTTCCCCGTCACTCCCGTCGAGATCCCCACAGCAGGTAATTTTTCGATTCTCGTTTTTTTCTTGATTTTGCCCTAATGTTTCGTTTGGCTGTGAAAGATGAAGCTATGTTGCAGTGAATTTTGTTTCTTGATTTTGCCCTTATTTTGACCGCCCTGCACATGTGGTGGGTTTTCATGTTTTCTGTTTTGAAATTGGCAACAAGTTCATTGACCTGAGTATCATAATTAGTTGTAGATATCCACTAATTCGCCAATTGGTGAACAATAAATTAGATTCATTTGTATGTTTGTTTGAGCAATTGGTATATTGGGCATCTGTTTGATGTTTGTTTGAATTTGTTTCGTGATTTTGCCCAAATCATACGGGTTAACTTTTGTTTTGTgtgttaaaaaaacaaacagtcttcttcttgcagactgcagaggtttggtccacctcttcagctgcagatgtctgcagatgtggtctgcagactgcagacgttttacctctgaaaaaacaaacagcaccatAATGTTCGTTTAGCTGGTTCATGATAAGTATGTAAACTTTTTTTTCCGCCCAGCTACTTGCTGGATGGTAATATATGATATATCCCCGCCCATATTAAAGCAAGGCATGAAAAGTATAGAGCAGTCAGGGGCGGATCTATGTCACTTTtgtgggttcccaggaacccattcggtttggaaaaaatggagaaaattagtgagaacctcttatgatttggaaaaaaaaatagtgagaattcgtgagaatctaccaaaaggaacccAGTGAAAAAAGTTCTTAGATCCGCCACTGAGAGCAGTAACCAGTGCCTACTATTAATATACAATAGAAGGCCTTTGATATCTTGAAACATCAGCACTTGAACCATACAATGAGGAAAAGACATTTTATAACGTTCCaacaaaaatatatcatataaGTAGCAAAATAAACATTGGCCACACAAGCAGCTCAGGCCTCAGGGCCTTAATTTTTTGGTCATTTGatactttttttttctaaaatagccAGTTTCAAGCCGAACCCACTTtggtcaaaagtcaaaacacatTTTGTTGTACTTTCTAAATTGACCTGTTAAAACTGTTACCTAATCGACCTGCTCTTTTTCCCAGGCCCAGCACAAACCATAACAAGATTCAAAACCATCCCCATATGTAGATATCAAAAATGCAGAATAGTTATAAATGGTTATCTGCAACTTGTTCAAATGTATCAGTTTTAACTAGTTTCTTGACTTCTTCATAAACTCTCATACGTACTAATAACTTTCATACCTTTCCTAAATCCAAATACCCAATGCATCAGAAAATCTCCATATCCAAATGCCTTTTGACTTGTTTCATCATCCTGCTTCTTCTTGGACGTCTGTTCGGAAATTAACAAGTGAGGTAAATGATGTGTTATACACATGTATAAAAGTTATCTGATAGAAAAGGGTACCTTCTTCCTTTATAAAGCTAATTGCTTTTTCTTCACGAGGTAATGGCTCTGGCAATAACATTAAGCCCCTAAACTGCTTTTGTGCTTTGGAAGAGTAAGGCGATACAATATGAACATTGATATGGTCTTGATTTTCTTGTTTAAGGAGCTTCTCGTAAGTAAACTACAGAGAAAAATAACaaataggaaaaaaaaaacaatatttctacTTAACTGTGGTCTGCAAACATAATCTAAACAATGTTAAAATTCAATAATGGAGAATAACAAAAAAGCACATAACTCTTACCTTGACAAGAGCACTTTGTTCTTCAAAATCAGTTAAAGGAAAGGATGACCTTAAGGTTAGAGATCGAGGACGGAAATTATTAAGTAGTGCATCCACAAAAGCCGCATGATCTGATGATTCTTTATGCTGCTCAAAATGTAGCTCAATATGCTCGAGTTCATAAGGTGGCAACTCAATCTCCTTCATCTTTTCTAACACCATGAATTTCTGCAAGACAATATACTGATCCGTGCAAATATACAAGTTCAAagctttaaaaccattttttttgTCTAAAAATAGCCTCAACTTCTGGAACCAACGAGCATCTATATAGCGATCGGGATAGCATCGCATACATTCTTTTAAATGGGGTAAATGCCGTATCTCAGGGTAGGGATACCAAGCACTACGAGAGTAAATAAATACACCCAAATTGGGGGTACTTAACTCAATTTTTTCCAAATCACAGTGTGAATGCAACAGCAGTGTCCTCAAGGAATGACTTGACAACTTGAGGCTCTTGCATCCAGATTCAGAAACCAAAGTCAAATTTTCAACCAAGGGGAAGTTTGATAAGAAATTGGGAAAATCATTCGAATACCCATTGTAAGACACTGATGTTAGCTTTTTGCATGAAACCAAGCTCATTTGCGGTGGCTGTATTCCAGATACCTCAAGAGTAGTTAGATTTGGAGCTTCAATACCTATTATTTCAATTGGGATGTCAACGTCAATAACAACATTTTGAAGATTTTGGTGTCCATAAACACAAAATCTTTTGAAACCATAGCAATAACTAATCTTAAACTCTTGTAGAACAGGGCAGCTAGTGGTGATATACTTGATCACTTCATCATCTATATGGACGTTTGCGAGTTCCAAATAAATCAAAGACTCAAACTTGAGAGCATCAAGCATGAAGGAAGAAGGCAAGGCACAGTCGCGTACGGTCAAAGATCTTAACAGGGAAACAGATAAAAGTGTGTTAGGCAAACAGTACTTTGAAACTGATGAGTAGGTAATACTTATCAGCAACTCCCTGACGCCATTCTTAAGAACTAGTTCAAGGCATCTGTTAACAACAACTAATTCGGCAGGATTCCGGATACATGTAATGAGCTTGAAGGTGTGTGCAGGGAGATTATGATGGCAAAATCTAGAGGTGGTATACTCAACATACTTGAAAAAGCTTTCTCGCTGTGAAAATCCAAATCTATAGATACTGAAATCTAAGATATGGAAAGAAGCGGTTAGGTTAAACCAGGTCTTGGAGAGTACACTCATTCGAACAAACTCTACAGGAGGACCATTAAAAGGATCAAGAAAAGAGAGTATGTGGTGAACAATGTATTCAGGAAGGCGTGAAATCCGATCCATCAGTACTCCAGCAGCTAGGGTTTCCAACTACAAAACGGAAATCAAAACTGAAAATCGAATCAGATCAAATATCAAAATTACAATTGGGGAGAATGTAATATGAAAATCAGCTTTACATTTAGGGAGGTTTACCTTTTTCGCTTTGAACTCAATAAGTTATGATCAAATTGCAGAGAAGAAAAACAGATAGGATCATCTATGCTCGTTGCACGCGTTACTTTTGTAACGCCGTAATGAAAGTTTATTTTATACTCAAGTCTCGCCGTTCAAAAGTTCGTTATTTACAAGAAGACCCTTCACTTTTGTAACGCCGTAATGAAAGTTTATTTTATACTTTTGTAACGCCGTAATGAAAGTTTATTTTATACGCGTTACTTTTGTAACGCCATACACTGTTTAGATCGTAACAATACTGAgaggggtgagcaaaaggaaaaacccgacccTACCTGATGAAACACAGAATAACACTAAGGTTAATCTGTAGGGTTGTTTCTCctgtgggttcaatctcctttCTTACTCATGGAAATGACCTGGATCCTGtaaaacagcaacaccgttagtctcgttaagaggggaatatgggggtttccctcttaaccaggctccggcgtgagaataagtactgttctgaggaagaataaacagtgtgtgttgagTGTGTGAGTATAGAGAGCAAGATAGATccacctgaatgatgaagggtcctatttagagccggagggtgaaggagggaggagcagctgtgccagctgtggttgcgcgccagctgtccgaccaagaggAATGTAACATCCCATAATTTATAAAATAGGATGCTCTAACATTTAAAAgtattaaataattagttatgGTAATTGTATTAAAACCTAAAGAAAGTTTATAAAATAAGGAATGGGTTATAAGGGTTAATAAACCTAACTTGAGGGTTGGTAGTGTAACATTTAGAAAGTAATgagataaaaaaaatcaaaaacccagtaTCTCGGGGTTATGTGGGTCGCGACCAGGAGGCAAGAACAAGGGGAGACCCTAATCTCAtcaattaacatcaaaattcagcaAGATTGTGAAGGATTCTAGTCATAAATCGAATGTTTGTGCTTAACTATTGTCTAATCCAAGAGTTTTGAGCATAAGGTAAGATAGAATCTCAAATTTTGATGCAtgttgatgaactagggtttataCCAATCTGTAAATCAGTATGAAATTAAGTTGCATGCGAGTTAGAATCATTATGTAGAGGATGTATTGTACTTGAAATTTGATTTATTAAAGACTTGGGAAAAACCCACTTGTTCTAGCATGATGATGAGTGTGTATGTGATTAGTTGAGTAATTTTCAGGTATAATTGTATAATTGGTAGATTATATTGTGTAGAATGAACATTTGAGCAAAATTGGTTGAATATGTGAAATATGTTGTATTCTAGTGGATTTATGCATAAGCTATGTGTACATAAGGCTTAAGAAGTTGTAcgcacattaggtgtttgatgaaacTAGCAAGGTGCCCGCGGGATGCGGCGGGGGTGACAACCTGCATTGCGGTACTCGTCTGTTAGTTTTCTTATTTGTAGCAATGTTAATAATCACCATAAAATagagaaaataaaataaagatcTTAAATGAACCCGCTACTTTAAAATCAAAAGCTTGCGACACTTCTCATATAAACTTGTATTATTCATAAGAcatttaaaatgaccgaattacccttctcgttaacaaaaataataaatgaAGTTAACCcattggactaaaatggcaacaacgAAACCCTTTTGAACCCACAGGTGAAAAATAAAACTTTTAgactaaactgccaaaatgacccaaaccaaagggactaaaatgacatttaactctattttTTATCTTAAATCCCGGTAATGGTAATACGTTAAGTCAGCTATATAGTGTCGTATGACATTTAAACTAGGAATGATAAAAATGTTTTAAGTCACAAACTATAGAAATCAAAATGAAACGTTCACGAAATATGACCTGCTAAAGTTATATGAACACAATAAGGTAATACAGTATTACTCTTAGGATGATAGATATGATACTAATCTAACAAAAGATCACTAAATAAAGTTCATGTATTTAATTTAGCAATCAAAAGCCTTTAGAAGTTAGTATACAATTACATGAGATTATAACATTATGAAAATCAGCTTGTCACTCAAATAATATGATACATGTATATATTTACATTTACAAGCTAACCGGAAGCTGTTAACCTAAATTACAAGAGTGCCATCCACTCCCAAAAATCATAATTACAGTTTATGTATTATAAAGAAGAAAATCACCTCACATCTCCGATAAAATGTTACTAATCTTTCGAAGCCCTTTTAGAGCTTCCATGGTGTTTGTTGACAAGTGCTGTACAGACTCGATCACCTGGATTATATACTGGATTATATATACCGAGAGTTTCAGAAGAAAATCAAAATTTTAATtgttttatgttaaaaaaatgTAATACCTCAATATTTTCAAGCATGGATTGAGCAAGATACCAGACTGCTTGCAGAAAAACTTGCGTTGTCATCTCGGACTGGTTTAGAATTTGTTCAATATCAGCAACATCGATGAGACTTAATTTTTCATCATTATATAACAAGTCAGCAAGAGCCGCTACCATTTCCTTATGCAAAGCCACTCCTAAAGAGGAAGCGCGAGCAAACCGTGGCTGAACAATACCGTTGCTACCGGAACTGCTTCTTGGGGAAGTCTCTGATTCTGGGAATGATGTCAAGCCATTTAAAACTGGCCTTTCCTCCGGCGACACAAGGTGAGGATTCTGCAAGCCGCAAAATGTATATGAGGTTCACAAAACAGTTTAAAATCAAAATGATAACAGTAATTAACTTTGTTCAGATCGGCGCTTCATTGTTTGTCTTAAGTCTTATTGTTTGCTTCattgataaaaagagaaaaacaaaaataaagatccCAAGAACTACGTACAATGCATCGGCTGGAGTAGACACCCTGTTTCCATTCATATCAAGATAAGCACCTGCCCAGATATGTAATTAACTTTCTTGAATAACTTTTTATAGTATCTATTAAATTTGAACGTGCATACATACCAACAGATCCTTCTCCTTGACCCTGTCGGATTCGACCCAAACACGAACCGTTTAGCTAAGCGGGTTCGGCTGAAACTGACCCGAAACCGTTTATACCAAACCCAAACCCACGAATTTCGTATTAGGTTTGACCCAAACCCCGAATCCATTCTGATCCCGTTACGGCGTTACCCCACTTATTTTGCTATTTATAGATACATCCAAATCTATTATCTTATAATGACCAGTCCTGCATCAAGGATACTTTTAGCATTTTTTTAGTGTCAAAAGTTGGGTCCAGCGTTATTTGCATAGTTTCTTTTCCAAGAGAGACTTACATGTCATAACTAACAGTTATAAACTTCAAATGCAATGATATCAAAAGATAGTAATGATGGTATAAACTTAAACTAAGAGAACTTACAACGCTACAGGAACGACGATAAGAAAGTTCCTATTGCAAGTCAGTTGCTCGCCACCATTAATGTGCTACCACCTGGTCAATCTGTTTTTGGTGAATATTATAGTTCAATTTTGAATTAAATTAGCATGTATGTAACCACCGGTGATTAAACAAAGAAACACAAACTCTTTTTGGGAGCAACATTAACGaattaaaacattaaaacatGTTTTTAACTCTGAGATACTGAAAAGGCTGCACACATTGGGAAAAATATAAAgttttgttattgtttttttaCTGGAAGAAAGAAAAACAGGGTAACTTCACAATTAATCTGTTAAC encodes the following:
- the LOC110911977 gene encoding F-box/FBD/LRR-repeat protein At3g14710 — translated: MDRISRLPEYIVHHILSFLDPFNGPPVEFVRMSVLSKTWFNLTASFHILDFSIYRFGFSQRESFFKYVEYTTSRFCHHNLPAHTFKLITCIRNPAELVVVNRCLELVLKNGVRELLISITYSSVSKYCLPNTLLSVSLLRSLTVRDCALPSSFMLDALKFESLIYLELANVHIDDEVIKYITTSCPVLQEFKISYCYGFKRFCVYGHQNLQNVVIDVDIPIEIIGIEAPNLTTLEVSGIQPPQMSLVSCKKLTSVSYNGYSNDFPNFLSNFPLVENLTLVSESGCKSLKLSSHSLRTLLLHSHCDLEKIELSTPNLGVFIYSRSAWYPYPEIRHLPHLKECMRCYPDRYIDARWFQKLRLFLDKKNGFKALNLYICTDQYIVLQKFMVLEKMKEIELPPYELEHIELHFEQHKESSDHAAFVDALLNNFRPRSLTLRSSFPLTDFEEQSALVKFTYEKLLKQENQDHINVHIVSPYSSKAQKQFRGLMLLPEPLPREEKAISFIKEEDVQEEAG